In Lotus japonicus ecotype B-129 chromosome 5, LjGifu_v1.2, one genomic interval encodes:
- the LOC130716717 gene encoding F-box/kelch-repeat protein At3g23880-like isoform X1: MEPLHLLCLPDELIIEILSWLPVKSLLQFRVVSKTWKSFISDPQFVKLHLLHRLSFRNADFEHTSLLIKCHTDDFGRPYISSRTVSSLLESPSAIVASRSCISGYDFIGTCNGLVSLRKLNYDESNTNNFSQVRFWNPATRTMSQDSPPSWSPRNLHLGFGYDCSSDTYKVVGMIPGLTMVNVYNMGDNCWRTIQISPHAPMHLQGSAVYVHHLTCFLHQVNMMQPSYV; encoded by the coding sequence ATGGAACCCCTACATCTTCTCTGTCTCCCTGACGAACTCATCATTGAAATCTTATCTTGGCTTCCTGTAAAATCTCTCCTGCAATTCAGGGTGGTGTCCAAAACATGGAAATCTTTCATCTCTGATCCTCAGTTCGTAAAACTGCACCTTCTTCACCGGTTGTCTTTTCGAAATGCAGATTTTGAGCACACCAGCTTACTGATAAAATGCCACACCGATGATTTCGGTCGACCATACATCTCATCTCGCACTGTAAGTTCATTACTGGAAAGCCCATCCGCCATTGTAGCAAGCCGAAGTTGTATCTCCGGGTATGATTTCATTGGAACCTGCAATGGGTTGGTTTCTTTGAGGAAACTAAATTATGACGAATCAAATACAAACAACTTCTCCCAGGTCCGTTTTTGGAATCCAGCTACAAGGACAATGTCTCAAGATTCGCCACCTTCATGGTCCCCCCGCAATCTCCATCTTGGGTTTGGTTATGATTGTTCAAGTGACACCTACAAGGTGGTCGGAATGATCCCTGGCTTGACAATGGTGAATGTTTACAACATGGGTGATAATTGTTGGAGAACAATTCAAATTTCCCCTCATGCCCCTATGCATCTCCAAGGATCTGCAGTTTAT
- the LOC130716717 gene encoding F-box/kelch-repeat protein At3g23880-like isoform X2 produces the protein MEPLHLLCLPDELIIEILSWLPVKSLLQFRVVSKTWKSFISDPQFVKLHLLHRLSFRNADFEHTSLLIKCHTDDFGRPYISSRTVSSLLESPSAIVASRSCISGYDFIGTCNGLVSLRKLNYDESNTNNFSQVRFWNPATRTMSQDSPPSWSPRNLHLGFGYDCSSDTYKVVGMIPGLTMVNVYNMGDNCWRTIQISPHAPMHLQGSAVYVNMMQPSYV, from the coding sequence ATGGAACCCCTACATCTTCTCTGTCTCCCTGACGAACTCATCATTGAAATCTTATCTTGGCTTCCTGTAAAATCTCTCCTGCAATTCAGGGTGGTGTCCAAAACATGGAAATCTTTCATCTCTGATCCTCAGTTCGTAAAACTGCACCTTCTTCACCGGTTGTCTTTTCGAAATGCAGATTTTGAGCACACCAGCTTACTGATAAAATGCCACACCGATGATTTCGGTCGACCATACATCTCATCTCGCACTGTAAGTTCATTACTGGAAAGCCCATCCGCCATTGTAGCAAGCCGAAGTTGTATCTCCGGGTATGATTTCATTGGAACCTGCAATGGGTTGGTTTCTTTGAGGAAACTAAATTATGACGAATCAAATACAAACAACTTCTCCCAGGTCCGTTTTTGGAATCCAGCTACAAGGACAATGTCTCAAGATTCGCCACCTTCATGGTCCCCCCGCAATCTCCATCTTGGGTTTGGTTATGATTGTTCAAGTGACACCTACAAGGTGGTCGGAATGATCCCTGGCTTGACAATGGTGAATGTTTACAACATGGGTGATAATTGTTGGAGAACAATTCAAATTTCCCCTCATGCCCCTATGCATCTCCAAGGATCTGCAGTTTAT
- the LOC130719188 gene encoding uncharacterized protein LOC130719188, translating into MLPNDDDSGGGGSDNGGGEGGGSSRVQSGDTDGGGSSSGGANASGGANAGGGGCDVVVVEVVVEVDSPMVMEVEVVVLEGIGRSASIVVVATVEVMVAAMAQMEDACGGDGGGGGDNSGGSGGGNNSGGGEGGCGGNEAGCCGNEGGFGSGGGSDVVVLMSGW; encoded by the exons ATGTTACCTAATGACgatgacagtggtggtggtggcagcgacaaTGGTGGAGGTGAAGGTGGTGGCAGTAGCCGTGTTCAGAGTGGTGACACCGATGGAGGTGGTAGTTCAAGTGGTGGTGCCAACGCGAGTGGTGGAGCCAATGCCGGTGGCGGTGGTTGTGACG ttgtggtggtggaggtggtggttgaAGTGGATTCACCAATGGTGATGGAGGTGGAAGTGGTGGTGTTGGAGGGTATTGGCAGAAGTGCAAGCATAGTAGTGGTGGCGACGGTGGAGGTGATGGTGGCAGCGATGGCACAAATGGAGGATGCATGCGGAGGTGATGGCGGTGGAGGTGGCGACAATAGTGGTGGCAGTGGAGGTGGCAACAATAGTGGTGGCGGtgaaggtggttgtggtggcaatGAAGCTGGTTGTTGTGGCAATGAAGGTGGTTTTGGtagcggtggtggcagcgatgtgGTGGTGTTAATGTCGGGGTGGTGA